Proteins encoded in a region of the Trueperaceae bacterium genome:
- a CDS encoding SRPBCC family protein has translation MGDAANLPGAGTLTRAPDGRYRVRFVRAYDRPVADLWEAITEPERLDTWYPAKLRTSGVVGEPVTEAFESTDGTPPPEAPPGTLTVFQPPHVFAFEVYGPPDSPYPGMRGRQDIRMEAREGSREDESVFTFTHDVETLEAALSVLPGWHYCLEYLALNMGADGGPTEENLGRYKEYYQRTYGGGVVDAAAEP, from the coding sequence ATGGGAGACGCAGCGAACCTGCCCGGCGCCGGCACCCTGACGCGCGCGCCCGACGGACGCTACCGCGTGCGGTTCGTGCGGGCGTACGACAGGCCCGTCGCCGACCTGTGGGAGGCGATCACCGAGCCGGAGCGGCTCGACACCTGGTACCCGGCCAAGCTGCGCACCAGCGGCGTGGTCGGGGAGCCCGTCACCGAGGCGTTCGAGAGCACAGACGGCACGCCGCCGCCGGAGGCGCCGCCCGGCACCCTCACGGTCTTCCAGCCGCCGCACGTCTTCGCCTTCGAGGTCTACGGACCGCCCGACTCCCCCTACCCCGGCATGAGGGGCAGGCAGGACATCCGCATGGAGGCCAGGGAGGGGAGCCGCGAGGACGAGAGCGTGTTCACCTTCACCCACGACGTCGAGACGCTCGAGGCGGCGCTGAGCGTCCTGCCCGGCTGGCACTACTGCCTCGAGTACCTGGCGCTGAACATGGGCGCGGATGGCGGGCCGACCGAGGAGAACCTGGGGCGCTACAAGGAGTACTACCAGCGGACGTACGGCGGCGGCGTGGTCGACGCCGCCGCCGAGCCGTAG
- a CDS encoding DUF4900 domain-containing protein → MPEGTRQRGIALVAALALMAVGSAVMVLLFMRTMDEIQHGRDDAAIVQTLLVAHGGANLGVALLHGDIKDQLKLVVADLADTSDSWSFGDSNVGADMPTPASVAADMADVAEALQARIDALVCGDRSLGDNTVMRLRIHVTDTACGQPLPPNTRLGDGHFVSGQRREEGGNQRYALPLVMVSDGQIGEFRRRVVTQGEYQFLVGPRSFARYALFTDVHSSAASDGPIWFTSDTLFDGPVHTNGNFNFYGRPWFGGPVSSAGVNNRREQGAFAYDGDDGRFMTADTLEPGGNFPNMDVCTDWRNGRCREGYENRPQFIGGVDWRSEYLELPENAFDQRALAQQNGILVTNDVRDVMLYAGDASGDPVDVGEDSTYQFVRIERRSGGSWVTDLYRISSDGLLERRDASTNPPTWTLVTDRFNGVVYFDDYVERLRGPGREHGSDPMSARPAIASFAQLTVVPAEGARITSDLVYEDQPCEGYLHREGEEVIRPVCENLDALNVLGIFSPEGDVLIGNNNDDSDFNAPRDVRIQASIMTSTGIVAVEDYNWGDPRGAVRLLGGIIEQEYGAFGTFNGSTGQQTSGYSRQFTFDPRLDKGLTPPYFPLVDIDEVADAYTFTYGHREQVY, encoded by the coding sequence ATGCCTGAGGGAACGAGACAACGGGGCATCGCGCTGGTGGCGGCGTTGGCGCTCATGGCCGTCGGGTCCGCCGTGATGGTGCTGCTCTTCATGCGCACCATGGACGAGATCCAGCACGGCCGCGACGACGCCGCCATAGTGCAGACACTGCTCGTGGCGCACGGCGGCGCCAACCTCGGCGTGGCGCTGCTGCACGGCGACATCAAGGACCAGCTCAAGCTCGTGGTCGCCGACCTGGCCGACACCTCGGACTCCTGGTCGTTCGGCGACTCCAACGTCGGCGCCGACATGCCGACCCCGGCCAGCGTGGCTGCCGACATGGCCGACGTCGCCGAGGCCCTGCAGGCCAGGATCGACGCCCTCGTCTGCGGCGACAGGAGCCTGGGGGACAACACCGTGATGCGGCTGCGCATCCACGTCACCGACACGGCCTGCGGTCAGCCCCTGCCGCCCAACACGCGGCTCGGCGACGGCCACTTCGTGTCCGGCCAGCGCCGCGAGGAGGGCGGCAACCAGCGCTACGCGCTGCCGCTCGTGATGGTCTCGGACGGCCAGATCGGCGAGTTCCGCCGGCGCGTCGTGACCCAGGGCGAGTACCAGTTCCTCGTGGGACCGCGCTCGTTCGCGCGCTACGCGCTCTTCACCGACGTCCACTCGTCCGCGGCCTCCGACGGGCCGATCTGGTTCACCAGCGACACGCTCTTCGACGGACCGGTCCACACCAACGGCAACTTCAACTTCTACGGCCGGCCGTGGTTCGGCGGCCCCGTGAGCAGCGCCGGTGTGAACAACCGCCGGGAGCAGGGTGCGTTCGCCTACGACGGCGACGACGGCAGGTTCATGACCGCCGACACGCTCGAGCCGGGCGGCAACTTCCCGAACATGGACGTCTGCACCGACTGGCGCAACGGCCGGTGCCGCGAGGGCTACGAGAACCGGCCGCAGTTCATCGGCGGCGTCGACTGGCGGTCGGAGTACCTCGAGCTGCCGGAGAACGCCTTCGACCAGCGCGCTCTAGCGCAGCAGAACGGCATCCTCGTGACCAACGACGTGCGCGATGTGATGCTCTACGCCGGCGACGCGAGCGGCGACCCCGTCGACGTCGGCGAGGACTCGACCTACCAGTTCGTGAGGATCGAGCGGCGCAGCGGCGGCAGCTGGGTCACCGACCTCTACCGCATCTCCTCGGACGGCCTCCTCGAGCGCCGCGACGCCTCCACGAACCCGCCCACCTGGACGCTGGTCACCGACCGCTTCAACGGCGTCGTCTACTTCGACGACTACGTCGAGCGCCTGCGCGGACCGGGGCGCGAGCACGGGAGCGACCCGATGTCGGCGCGGCCCGCCATCGCCTCGTTCGCTCAGCTCACGGTGGTGCCCGCCGAGGGCGCCCGCATCACCAGCGACCTGGTCTACGAGGACCAGCCCTGCGAGGGGTACCTGCACCGCGAGGGCGAGGAGGTCATCAGGCCCGTCTGCGAGAACCTCGACGCGCTCAACGTCTTGGGCATCTTCTCGCCCGAGGGCGACGTCCTCATCGGCAACAACAACGACGACAGCGACTTCAACGCGCCCAGGGACGTCCGCATCCAGGCGTCGATCATGACCAGCACCGGCATCGTGGCCGTGGAGGACTACAACTGGGGCGACCCGCGCGGGGCCGTGCGTCTCCTCGGCGGCATCATCGAGCAGGAGTACGGTGCCTTCGGCACGTTCAACGGCAGCACCGGCCAGCAGACCTCGGGCTACTCGCGTCAGTTCACCTTCGACCCGCGTCTCGACAAGGGCCTGACGCCGCCCTACTTCCCCCTCGTGGACATAGACGAGGTCGCCGACGCCTACACGTTCACGTACGGGCACCGGGAGCAGGTCTACTAG
- a CDS encoding type II secretion system protein has translation MTHTYRRNGKGDRSAGLTLVEMLVALAILGLVIALTSGGIVQSLMVNRLQEEATNTQSKMRRVTEVITQELRSAVLGGITNFPIASTDRSISFALLSGDGGVTVLPRPGESWWNSNNTLVYASDPSVLQDLVGHPAVMINGQGQALIIPEITGVPGTNDRVNHNNCEISIPYDPATRLYSARALTFQYVPDDQILYQIVLDSSGAQSVPFAFDLADFAIAYEYSSVDDKVVLSAPYQDENGNAQPTYEAADGTTYELSRIRVTLATADEGGSVGRSYVSYVELTGLGDDARPVSSITVCDNEGSGGVGPGPGGGGGGGGDPQDPPDDPGDPGGDDGGGDGGGDDGGGAGGDGGGDDGGNGGGGGGGDDDGGGCKPLWC, from the coding sequence ATGACCCACACCTACCGACGCAACGGCAAGGGCGACCGCTCCGCGGGCCTGACGCTCGTGGAGATGCTCGTGGCGCTGGCGATCCTGGGCCTGGTGATCGCCCTCACGAGCGGCGGCATCGTGCAGTCGCTGATGGTCAACCGCCTCCAGGAGGAGGCCACGAACACCCAGTCGAAGATGCGCCGCGTGACCGAGGTGATCACCCAGGAGCTCCGCTCCGCGGTCCTCGGCGGCATCACGAACTTCCCGATCGCGTCCACCGACAGGTCGATATCGTTCGCGCTCCTCTCCGGCGACGGCGGCGTCACGGTGCTGCCGCGCCCCGGCGAGAGCTGGTGGAACTCGAACAACACGCTCGTCTACGCCAGCGACCCCTCGGTCCTCCAGGACCTGGTTGGTCACCCGGCCGTGATGATCAACGGCCAGGGCCAGGCGCTGATCATCCCCGAGATCACCGGCGTGCCCGGGACCAACGACCGCGTGAACCACAACAACTGCGAGATCTCCATCCCGTACGACCCCGCCACGCGGCTCTACAGCGCTCGCGCCCTGACGTTCCAGTACGTGCCGGACGACCAGATCCTCTACCAGATCGTCCTGGACAGCAGCGGAGCGCAGAGCGTCCCCTTCGCGTTCGACCTCGCGGACTTCGCGATCGCCTACGAGTACAGCTCGGTCGACGACAAGGTGGTCCTCTCCGCCCCGTACCAGGACGAGAACGGCAACGCGCAGCCGACCTACGAGGCCGCCGACGGCACCACGTACGAGCTCTCCCGCATCAGGGTCACGCTCGCCACCGCCGACGAGGGCGGCAGCGTGGGCCGCAGCTACGTCTCCTACGTCGAGCTGACGGGCCTCGGCGACGACGCCCGGCCCGTCTCCAGCATCACCGTCTGCGACAACGAGGGCAGCGGGGGCGTCGGCCCTGGTCCCGGCGGAGGCGGTGGCGGCGGTGGCGACCCCCAGGACCCGCCCGACGATCCCGGCGACCCCGGCGGTGACGACGGTGGCGGAGACGGTGGCGGTGACGATGGCGGCGGTGCCGGCGGCGACGGTGGGGGCGACGACGGCGGCAACGGCGGCGGAGGCGGCGGGGGAGACGACGACGGGGGCGGCTGCAAGCCGTTGTGGTGCTGA
- a CDS encoding prepilin-type N-terminal cleavage/methylation domain-containing protein, producing the protein MRGNQGLTLLETVVAIAICGIVLGMLAAVASSSLRESRAGNFKVQASQVLDTIGRRIAGGDDLAVLTDVGTPIELDADAITELTAIPYAEVSDMSVTIQNVGDYVVGTATLFRYQVEVCYGGEQRRCVTGVTLARQD; encoded by the coding sequence ATGCGCGGCAACCAAGGGCTCACGCTCCTCGAGACGGTCGTGGCCATCGCGATCTGCGGGATCGTGCTCGGCATGCTGGCGGCCGTCGCCTCCTCGAGCCTACGCGAGAGCCGCGCCGGCAACTTCAAGGTCCAGGCGTCGCAGGTCCTCGACACGATCGGCCGTCGCATCGCCGGCGGCGACGACCTGGCGGTGCTCACCGACGTCGGCACGCCCATCGAGCTCGACGCGGACGCGATCACGGAGCTGACGGCGATCCCCTACGCGGAGGTCTCGGACATGAGCGTGACCATCCAGAACGTCGGCGACTACGTCGTCGGCACCGCCACGCTCTTCCGCTACCAGGTCGAGGTCTGCTACGGCGGCGAGCAGAGGCGCTGCGTCACCGGCGTGACGCTGGCTAGGCAGGACTGA
- a CDS encoding prepilin-type N-terminal cleavage/methylation domain-containing protein — MRRPSGMTLLELIIVMAILAAVAAIGVTNGRQAAQRQAAKGAVATFQQSVWQGATAAAARGLTVELHRTATGLALVNVANDQVLREYDVPAGVSINAPNPILRFTPPGKVDLATLDALPDSLVIDTGEGAYEVQISLIGEVKARPMGSG; from the coding sequence ATGAGGCGTCCCTCGGGGATGACCCTGCTCGAGCTGATCATCGTGATGGCGATACTCGCCGCCGTCGCGGCGATCGGCGTGACGAACGGACGCCAAGCCGCGCAGCGTCAGGCCGCCAAGGGCGCCGTGGCGACGTTCCAGCAGAGCGTGTGGCAGGGCGCCACCGCCGCGGCGGCTCGCGGCCTCACGGTCGAGCTCCACAGGACCGCGACGGGCCTCGCGCTCGTCAACGTCGCCAACGACCAGGTTCTGCGCGAGTACGACGTGCCGGCCGGCGTCAGCATCAACGCCCCGAACCCGATCCTGCGCTTCACCCCGCCGGGCAAGGTGGACCTGGCCACCCTGGACGCGCTGCCAGACTCGCTCGTCATCGACACGGGCGAGGGCGCCTACGAGGTCCAGATCTCGCTCATCGGCGAGGTGAAGGCGCGCCCCATGGGGAGCGGCTGA